A single genomic interval of Gossypium raimondii isolate GPD5lz chromosome 11, ASM2569854v1, whole genome shotgun sequence harbors:
- the LOC105804357 gene encoding uncharacterized protein LOC105804357: MASSLCLNSCAAVPGAAKQILSSLILLHKFPSSLGHKYCISKTSASLSVPITDKKEIRSTDLVALEYADLNLTDKISQELGHVRIRQHVNPLSSSFSVPAPVPNWDEVFKDPTLPLMVDIGSGSGRFLLWLAKQNPDSQNYLGLEIRAKLVKRAEFWVKELALSNVHFMFANAAVSFKQLVSTYPGPLALVSILCPDPHFKKRHHKRRVVQTPLVNSILTRLMPEGKVFIQSDVVEVAEDMRKQFDEESGVLQHIDTVDPSVLCDNEGWLLNNPMGIRTEREIHAELEGAKIYRRLYQKRKGS; this comes from the exons ATGGCTTCTTCCCTTTGCTTAAACAGTTGTGCTGCTGTCCCAGGGGCTGCAAAACAAATTCTTTCCTCACTAATACTACTACACAAATTCCCTTCTTCTCTTGGCCACAAATATTGCATTTCCAAAACTTCTGCTTCCCTTTCAGTTCCCATTACAGATAAAAAGGAGATTAGGAGTACTGACCTGGTGGCTCTCGAGTATGCCGACCTTAACCTCACTGACAAGATTTCTCAG GAGTTGGGTCATGTAAGAATTAGGCAACATGTCAACCCTCTCAGTTCATCTTTCTCC GTGCCAGCACCTGTACCTAATTGGGATGAAGTCTTCAAGGATCCAACATTGCCACTTATGGTGGATATTGGAAGTG GAAGTGGCAGATTTCTCTTATGGCTTGCGAAACAAAACCCtgattcacaaaattatttGGGACTGGAAATACGAGCAAAA CTGGTTAAACGTGCCGAGTTTTGGGTAAAGGAGCTGGCTCTTAGTAACGT ACATTTCATGTTCGCAAATGCTGCAGTTTCGTTCAAACAGTTAGTATCCACTTACCCTGGACCTTTGGCGCTTGTTTCAATATTG TGCCCGGATCCTCATTTCAAGAAACGACATCATAAAAGAAGGGTTGTACAGACGCCTTTAGTCAATTCCATCTTAACCAGATTGATGCCTGAAGGAAAG GTTTTTATACAATCTGATGTTGTAGAAGTTGCCGAAGACATGAGAAAGCAGTTTGATGAAGAGTCGGGTGTACTTCAACACATTGACACGGTTGACCCTAGCGTGTTATGTGACAATGAGGGATGGTTACTGAACAACCCAATGGGTATCAGGACGGAAAGAGAAATCCATGCTGAACTCGAAGGTGCGAAAATTTACCGGAGATTGTaccagaaaagaaaagggtCCTAG
- the LOC105804355 gene encoding glycine-rich protein A3: MGGGREGESSDKGLFSHLAGYAAGHYPPPGSYPPQGYPPQGYPPQGYPPAGYPPPAGYPPHGGYPPAGYPPHGGYPHPPHGGYPPAGYPGHGSHGPGMGGLLAGAGAAAAAVYGAHHLSHGAHHVAHGGYYGHGHGKFKHGKFKHGKFGKRWKHGMFGKHKGKFFGRKWK, from the exons ATGGGCGGTGGTAGGGAAGGTGAATCAAGTGACAAAGGGCTGTTTTCTCATCTTGCTGGCTATGCCGCCGGACATTATCCTCCGCCTGGATCCTACCCTCCACAAGGATATCCTCCTCAAGGATATCCCCCACAAGGATACCCACCGGCTGGATATCCTCCACCAGCGGGATATCCTCCTCATGGCGGATACCCACCTGCAGGATATCCTCCTCATGGAGGATACCCTCATCCACCTCATGGTGGATATCCACCAGCTGGTTATCCTG GACACGGTTCGCATGGACCTGGGATGGGAGGATTATTAGCCGGGGCTGGGGCTGCGGCTGCTGCTGTTTACGGGGCTCACCATTTGTCACATGGAGCTCATCATGTTGCACATGGGGGATACTATGGCCATGGTCACGGAAAATTCAAACATGGGAAATTTAAGCACGGGAAATTTGGGAAGCGGTGGAAGCATGGCATGTTTGGTAAACATAAGGGCAAGTTCTTTGGCAGGAAGTGGAAGTAA
- the LOC105804356 gene encoding uncharacterized protein LOC105804356 isoform X2 — MALGLPPLNFKPHCSSTSTFSSSSTNYRPAVILPGLGNNTGDYKKLEFTLQEYGVPTVVAKVSRIDWLRNAAGLVDPNYWKGTLQPRPVLDWYLKRVDDAVQEAEELAQGGKLSVIGHSAGGWLARVYMEEFGLSHISLLLTLGTPHLPPPKGLPGVIDQTRGLLYYVQQHCKKAVYTPELKYVCIAGRYLQGARFVNDSKVAVESMATIDDDQQVSDVAVVKNKTDSTPVSTTFQARFVGQGYKQP; from the exons ATGGCTTTGGGTTTGCCACCACTCAATTTCAAACCCCATTGTTCCTCCACTTCCACcttctcatcttcttcaaccaaCTACCGCCCTGCCGTCATCCTTCCT GGGTTAGGGAATAATACAGGTGACTATAAGAAGTTGGAGTTCACCTTGCAAGAGTATGGAGTGCCCACCGTTGTTGCTAAGGTTTCAAGAATTGATTGGCTGAGGAATGCAGCTGGCTTGGTGGACCCTAACTACTGGAAAGGCACTTTGCAGCCTAGGCCTGTTCTCGACTG GTATTTGAAGAGGGTTGATGATGCAGTTCAAGAAGCAGAGGAATTGGCACAAG GTGGGAAATTGTCAGTGATTGGCCACTCAGCTGGAGGGTGGCTAGCTCGTGTTTACATGGAAGAATTTGGACTCTCCCACATCTCCTTGCTTCTCACTCTTGGTACTCCCCACTT GCCTCCTCCGAAAGGTTTGCCAGGGGTCATTGATCAAACAAGGGGCCTACTATATTATGTTCAACAACACTGCAAAAAAGCCGTTTATACTCCTGAGTTGAAATATGTATGCATTGCAGGGAG GTATCTTCAGGGGGCTCGTTTTGTTAACGACTCAAAAGTGGCAGTTGAGTCTATGGCCACCATTGATGATGACCAACAAGTATCAGATGTTGCTGTTGTGAAAAATAAGACAGATTCAACCCCTGTTTCCACAACCTTCCAAGCTCGGTTTGTTGGCCAAGGGTACAAACAG CCATGA
- the LOC105804356 gene encoding uncharacterized protein LOC105804356 isoform X1 — protein sequence MALGLPPLNFKPHCSSTSTFSSSSTNYRPAVILPGLGNNTGDYKKLEFTLQEYGVPTVVAKVSRIDWLRNAAGLVDPNYWKGTLQPRPVLDWYLKRVDDAVQEAEELAQGGKLSVIGHSAGGWLARVYMEEFGLSHISLLLTLGTPHLPPPKGLPGVIDQTRGLLYYVQQHCKKAVYTPELKYVCIAGRYLQGARFVNDSKVAVESMATIDDDQQVSDVAVVKNKTDSTPVSTTFQARFVGQGYKQVCGEADVWGDGVVPEVSAHLEGALNISLDGVYHSPVGSDDVSRPWYGSPAVVEQWIHHLLN from the exons ATGGCTTTGGGTTTGCCACCACTCAATTTCAAACCCCATTGTTCCTCCACTTCCACcttctcatcttcttcaaccaaCTACCGCCCTGCCGTCATCCTTCCT GGGTTAGGGAATAATACAGGTGACTATAAGAAGTTGGAGTTCACCTTGCAAGAGTATGGAGTGCCCACCGTTGTTGCTAAGGTTTCAAGAATTGATTGGCTGAGGAATGCAGCTGGCTTGGTGGACCCTAACTACTGGAAAGGCACTTTGCAGCCTAGGCCTGTTCTCGACTG GTATTTGAAGAGGGTTGATGATGCAGTTCAAGAAGCAGAGGAATTGGCACAAG GTGGGAAATTGTCAGTGATTGGCCACTCAGCTGGAGGGTGGCTAGCTCGTGTTTACATGGAAGAATTTGGACTCTCCCACATCTCCTTGCTTCTCACTCTTGGTACTCCCCACTT GCCTCCTCCGAAAGGTTTGCCAGGGGTCATTGATCAAACAAGGGGCCTACTATATTATGTTCAACAACACTGCAAAAAAGCCGTTTATACTCCTGAGTTGAAATATGTATGCATTGCAGGGAG GTATCTTCAGGGGGCTCGTTTTGTTAACGACTCAAAAGTGGCAGTTGAGTCTATGGCCACCATTGATGATGACCAACAAGTATCAGATGTTGCTGTTGTGAAAAATAAGACAGATTCAACCCCTGTTTCCACAACCTTCCAAGCTCGGTTTGTTGGCCAAGGGTACAAACAG GTTTGTGGGGAGGCAGATGTTTGGGGTGATGGAGTTGTGCCAGAAGTATCGGCTCACTTAGAGGGAGCCCTTAATATAAGCTTGGATGGAGTGTACCACTCACCTGTTGGTTCAGATGATGTATCAAGACCATGGTATGGTTCTCCCGCAGTTGTAGAGCAATGGATTCATCATCTCCTCAACTGA
- the LOC105804358 gene encoding upstream activation factor subunit spp27, which translates to MSRVFKGLRALLASPASSSSSAAAAAKFSSSSAFTATAGKSATSKAVQKTPKKPIASKPKTEKPATPRTTTRPSGIFKLTPVSPALARFLGAPEASRSDAVKQIWSYIKSQNLQNPANKKEIFCDEKLKTIFDGKEKVGFLEIGKMLSRHFVKSS; encoded by the exons ATGTCTAGGGTTTTCAAAGGTTTGAGGGCGTTGTTAGCCTCCCCAGCGTCGTCTTCTTCTTCTGCAGCAGCAGCAGCcaagttttcttcttcttcagcttTTACCGCTACTGCTGGCAAATCAGCTACGTCAAAAGCGGTTCAGAAAACTCCGAAAAAGCCGATCGCTTCAAAACCCAAGACTGAAAAACCAGCTACTCCTCGAACTACCACTCGACCCTCTGGGATTTTTAAACTTACCCCTGTTTCTCCTGCTTTGGCTCGATTCCTTGGAGCCCCAGAGGCTTCCCGTTCCGATGCTGTTAAGCAGATCTGGAGCTATATCAAATCCCAGAACCTTCAG AATCCTGCTAACAAGAAGGAGATCTTTTGTGATGAGAAGCTTAAGACCATTTttgatggaaaagaaaaagttggttTCCTAGAGATCGGGAAAATGCTATCCCGCCATTTTGTGAAGTCCAGCTGA